From Gossypium raimondii isolate GPD5lz chromosome 11, ASM2569854v1, whole genome shotgun sequence:
taaaaaagtaaaataatttaaaaaaattctattatatatcaattctaatttgatgtccttaatagtcattttttattcttaccTCACCActacagctgcgtttgaatccaaacacacactccaccgcTGTTCCCAATCTCACTgctacagtatccaatctcaccgctacagtaactaatctcaccgccaccgctgtttttaacctcaccggagctaaacacaccgcccatccaaactagtCTTAAGTTCTACCTAACAATTGAAAAGCATCGAATTatacctttttttaattttattactttataaattatttaattttttctgtcAATAagttatctatttttaattattaaaattgattactactttttatgaaaatttgtttgccaatttttattttcaaaattatatttttgtgttaatatattatacttaaaagtaaaatatgaattaattaaatattttaaatataacacATAATAAATTCGTACATCACGCAGGtataaaactaatatatattgcaaaatatttggtaaaaatatcataGTAATccctttattatattttagattacatttgattattttattggaaaaatatgtaaattaatcaTTGTACATTGGATAAAGCAGAAAAATAGTTCATTAGTTAAAATGATGCcattataagtttattttgatactttttacataaaaataatagaaattttagcccttaatttttattgaattttacttCTACTCCTTTTATTTAGTGTCAGTAGGCCCTCAACGTGTTATTTCTGACATAGCATTGTTCTGTTGTTGGCAAATAATTTCAAAGTTcccaaaaaatcataaaataataataataactctttataattaatatataaagattattattacaattattGATTTCTTCTTCCTCGAGGGACCCACCTTTTTGGTCATCATATCAATCATGGGTTAGAATTATGCACTACCTCCTTTTTTTTTACGCTTTTATAATTAGGTTTATATTTTAGCTATatgtattttgtttctttatttgttcaatttgaaaatataaatatcaaaaaatattaaatacgtTGACGAAAGATAtgttaaaatcttaaatattcCTACATTACATGTTTTTATAGTATTTATTACattgtttttgtatttaataattaaaatatctaaaataatcGAGTTTACTTTTAATATGTTCAAAAAAGTACATAGATCATGAGGTGTAGCATAGTGATTGCACAGGGGAAAAGCAGGGAGGTTGGCAAGCATTGAAccccttaaaatggaaaattttataatttataaaattttaaattaattatagtaaaattacactttgaccccaaaatgataaaaattaatttaatcttttaaaatttttaaagatatagactatattttttattttttaatgtatattaAATTTAGCTACAGCTTGTTTGAAATAGTGATTAGAACTTTCACCTTACACTTTGGTACGAGtttaaagatatagactatatcTTCTTCCTCCTTCTTTCAATAGTGTAttgataagaaaattattatttttaaaaatatttttcctcgTAATAAATTCTAGTAAAAAATTAGAAAGACTCAAATGCTCGATTATAAACAAAAGAATGAATAGATTTTAGAGGAGATACATTGTATCATGTATATTGGATCTTGATGGGCATCAAAGGAGGTGCCTATAAATGCATGCAACTTAGAAAAGCATTTGGATCACACAAATCTCAAATAGCTTTTAGCacacaacaaaagaaaaaatgtctTCTCAAAAGTCCGCAAATCTTGTTGCAACTcaagataataaaatgtcaaaagaaaATCGCCATTTCGCCGATTTTAATCCCAACTTTTGGGGAGacattttcctctcttctcttaCTGAAATGGTATGTTTCTTATATGTGAATATCTTGTGTTTATTTGTGTCATGTATTTCATAGATAGATTTTAAAGAGTAAAAGTATAATGACGCTTCTGTATTAAGATTCAGATCTCATTTTCTCccctttaattaaaaaacaagtaaattatttcttgtatattagattaaagagcaaattggttaTTTCACGTTAAAAAGTTatctatttttatgttaaaaactGCCGTAATTAACGAAACAACCATACACTTATGCCACATATACCTCATGCTGATGTATAGggatcaatttttaacagtaaaaataaataaatttgttaacaGAAGGACCGATTTGCTCTTTAATATAACGTATAGGGACTGATTTGTCCATTTTAAGTAGAGGGTGCAAAATGAAATCTCACTCCTAGTACAAGGGACTTCATGatcttttaccattttaaaagtttttttatatatatatttgaaagattatatattctttcaaaagaaaattatatatttattttcatttcattctgTATTTGACATAaatgttagataaaaaaaaattgaaaatgttgagtaacataatatgaaattgattataAGTATAGCCttaaaatacaattaataatgTGATTTTTAGAATGAATTCAAAAGGATTCAAACATGAACAGAATATAGATGCTAAAGCTCATCTACAATACGAAGCATTGAAGCAACAAGTGAGGAGGATGTTGGTGATAAGTACCGATAAACCTTACCAAAATTTGGacataattgatgcaatccaACGTTTAGGTGTGGCTTATCATTTTGAGAAAGAGATAGAAGATgctttacatattatatatcaTCATCACTGCAATAATGCTCAGATTGATGATGACCTCTACACTGCTTCTGTTCGATTTCGTCTACTGAGAGAGCATGGCTTCAATGTTTGTTGTGGTATGCTTTAATAAAGATAGTGCTCTAGatagatattataaaaatatttaatcgattaaaagtttatataaatgataaatatatcgtttatattgataaattcaattatttaatcgATATAATTTAAGTGGAtccctttttatatatataaactaaaaaaattcacaatCTAGAATATCAAAAGAGGTTGCAAATCTTTAGGATTCAAACTCATTGcttcctctatttttttttattttttttatgttttcaaattgTGACTTCCTTTATACcaaattaaggaaaataatagTTCAAATTTATTTGGTGATTGAGAAGAGACGTTCAATAAGTTCATTGATGAGAAAGGGAAATTTAAAGAATCCTTAATCAGTGATGTGAAAGGCATGCTAGAATTGTACGAAGCTGCACACTTTCAACTGCATGGAGAAACTATATTAAAGGAAGCTCTTGTTTTTACTATGTTCCATCTAAAGTTGGCAGAAACTACGATGGACTATCCTCTCTCTGCACAAATTGCTAACGCTCTAAAGCGACCCCTTCGCAAGAGCTTGCCAAGGTTGGTTGCTAGGAGTTACATTCCTATATACGAAGAATATGCTACCCATgacaaaaatttaatgaaattagtaAAGTTAGATTTCAACATGGTACAACATTTACACAAGGAGGAGTTAAGCAAAATAAACAGGTAACCTTATTCATAGCCAGACCTATACACAAGCCAActattaacatatatttatcgttattttttcttgttttaggGGGTGGAAATGTTTAGATGTTGCGatcaattttccttttatacGAGATAGATTGGTGGAGTGTTATTTTTGGATATTGGGAGTATAACTTTGAACCCCATTACACCATTGCTAGAATTTTCATGACCAAAGTAATATCGCTCACATCAATTTTGGATGATATTTATGATGCATATGGCACATATGAACAACTTGAAATCTTTACGGAAGCAATTCAGAGGTCACTTGAAGCATTTATTTTCACCTTCTCTTCAAACTCATCAGAAGTAGTATGTTTTTGATTGAATTAAGATAGAAATAACCATTTAAATTGATGACATATTGTAGGTGGGATATCAACTGCATAGATCAACTTCCGGACTACATGAAAGTGTGGTATAGTGAAGTCTTAAATGTTTATGAAGAAATGGAAGATTTAATGTCCAAAGAGGGAAAATCATATCGTGTCCAATTCGCGATAAAAGCGGTATATATGAcctaatttgttttctttttttccaggAAACTACTTAATTTGCAATCTTAATCAACTGCATTAGCTGGTTTTTGTTacctttttgtttgtttgtgaaTAGATGAAACAACAAAGTCAAGTCTACCACGCTGAGGCCAAATGGCTCCATGAAAATTACATACCAACAATGGAGGAGTATATGCCAATAGCATTAGTTTCTTGTGGTTATCGGCTACTTACAATTGCATCTTGTGTTGGCATGGATGATAGCATAACAGAGGAGACATTTATTTGGGCATTCAATGACCCCAAAATTTGTAGAGCTTCAAATACTATTTGTAGGTTGATGAGTGATATCGTTAGCCACAAGGTatacaatttatttacttactGTTTATCGCCATAACCCATAAAACAGAAATGGATGAGTAGCTCTACATTAGCCAAAATTAAACTATGTTTTATTGTAGTTTGAGCAAGAGAGAGGACATGTTTCATCGGCTGTGGAGTGCTACATGAAACAACATGGGGTGTCAATGCAAGAGGCATACAATGAGTTCTACAAGCAAATCAACAATGCTTGGAAGGATATTAATGAAGAGTGCTTGAAACCAACAGCAGCAGCACCAAGGTCGGCTCTTAATCGAATTCTAAATCTTGCAAGGGTTATGGATCTCTTTCACAAGGGTGAAGATGCTTACACGCATGTTGGTGATGCGGCCAAAACTAGCATCAATGCCCTGTTGATTGATTCAATCCCAATTTGATTCAAGAATTTATAGTTCAACTGCACTCGAGCTCACTTTTGAGAAGTACATCCTAAAATATCAGCATTTGCAtgaaatttattcttttatcctCGTGTGGTCAGCTCATTCGTAAAATAAATAAGCATGGTTCTACTTGCCAACCTTTTCCCGAGTTGAGTGCTTTATGTAGCTCGGGTTGTTTAAGTGTTTATTGTGTATTATCTCTCTTTTATTACAAAACTTCATGCTTTTAAAAGAAGTGGTGTTGtactttaaaagaataaaaataatcaaatattgttattatttttgaaacattttcaaattatatatagtaTTTATCAGCAGCAAATGACAGAAACTCACATAAAGAAACAAATCATTTTCTTATCTTGATTATCACAAGTCATTAGCACCCTTTTATACTGCATTGAGTAGTAACTATCATAACAAAGTAATAACTACTTAGCTAACAATCAATTGACTTGACAAACCAACTAACTCTAGTTATCTAACGGTATTCCAATAGTtgcaaatgaaaaattataagtaaCCAAAAGTTGTCACTATTTATAGTGAtgaattttgtcttttaaattcaaaagttatatcCCTATTAATAGACATGGGACCTGTGGAATTTTATGACACACCCAAAAAGATGGGAACAAAGTTTCTTATTTGTCAaaactgttgacaccattttttgataaatcggggtcgacttggattttgaaaataaaaacaaaaaaaacgggagtcgccaccaatcctttttgataaggtgtgatcagatcacctttaaaagtggttgtttttaataaacgatttaatttttattaaaacaacgattttggtccacaaaattcagaaaaaataggttcaggagtcggttacgtacgagaaaGAATTAGCACCCTAGTTGATtgattaatgtcttaatgtcgaaaattgaaaactttgaagagatttaaagtACGATCCTAAAAAACTCGAACGACATGGATTGAGATTTAAGAGGATATTAGGCTATTTGGTtcaacgagaaatcgaaacccagcacgttagggcacgttttctcgaatttccaaatgcaaaatattactttattttgaaattttaaaaggatattttagttatttggtcgaacgaaaatcaaaacccagcacattagggcatgATTTCTCGAAttcccaaacgcaaaatattgccttatttagaaaaaatttccttttgatgTATAGTGTAAAATATGCATAGCACAACAGTAATAAATATGATGGCGTAAAAATAACACGAGCAAtagcaacaaaaataagataataaaagggaccaatcaataacatacaaaGTGACAAGTACATAGGCAAATAAAATTGAATCCTTCTTTctaaataatgatgaaaatgtaaataaataaataaataacgaaTAGATGTAAAAACGTATATACATGAATGTacacaaaattatgaaaatatgaaaatctatgtatgtatacatattttaaaatcatcaaatataaaaatatgtgtaatgatgtatatatatgtatatgtatataaaatatgaaatgtctAAAATATAAGAGTAtgtgtatacatgtatatttataataaagCTGAAagatataagtatgtatattataaaataaaacagtgtaagtatgtacatatatgtatatatatatagagcaTAAATAAtgtatgtaagtatgtatatatatatatatatataaataaaaattataggcgtatatatatataatttataaaacgtATGATGGatatagacatatatatatatatgtatgtataacaaacgtatgtatgtatataggttataaaatatgtttataaagagatatttatatatataataagatataaagatatatataaatagttataatagtaataataataggacaaatatatataaatttaaataagtaaatttaaaaaatatgtataacagtaataatataaaactaatggcataataatagtaatagtaaaaatatacatatatataaaaataaatataataataacgataataataatactatattaatgatataatataatagtagtAATAAGACTAAAATAGctagtttaataataaaacagttgaaataacaaaagggggtattaaattgaacataaataaaatcttaGAGGCGaaatccaagaaaaaaaaaaaacaaagaaatagatCAAGGCATGACTCGCGTGAAAGGAGGGGGACCAAAGTGGAAAATATCCCAATCCACAAAACACAGCACTGCGATGCGGACTAAAATGAAATCGGCAGGAAAATAAGCGGCTCAATTTAAAGAAGCAACAGAAACTAGATTGAACCAAGGTGCAAAAGTGGAGGACCTGGCACGCAAATAATCCTCCCCTACCAAAACGCACGGATCTAGCCGCGGTTGGATCGGGTCATCGGGTTACAGGCCTcatacgacgccgttttagagCCACTGAAGTAAGCTCTATACGGCGTCGTTTAATCCccttttaaaatcaactcagaAAACCCTAAGTCCTATCCATCTTTAAACAATACTCAGAAACAGAAACTGGAGGCACCTAAGAGTGCCGTTTCGGCGCAAAACCTTCCCCTTTCTCTCCGATCCGAGTAGAGGAGATGATGGCTTCGACGGCGCACCAGTCCAGGTAAGGTTGcttctcatttttttatatgtattcttatatacatatatatatacatacataataaaaagagaaagatagaaacaaatcataaaaaatggaatgaaaaagagaaaaaaaccttCTGTTCAAATATTTTCGACTTTATTGATTTAGCAATATTTTTTCAATCCCCCCTTTTTTACATTTGTTTGATTCGGTTTTTATAGCCGTTTTGGATTACAGTGCATTCTACTGTTCTATActgttctttccttttcttccacTGTTCTTGTTTCTATTTTGTGTCATTTGCAAGTATCGACGAAGGCGGAGTTCGCGGCTTTTTGCCGTTTTGGTGCAAGGCGGTGGCTAGGGAGTCAGGTAAGCCTCGGGACGAGGCGCGGATGGTACGCCCGAGGGAGCAGCGCACATGGGCAGTAGGGGCTACGGCACGAAAGGGTTAGGGAAACCCTAGGTTTTCTCtgattgtgtttaatttttgggCTTATCGGGCTTTATTTTTTTGGGCTAGTTGGGCCATTTGTAATggactataatttttatttttttggcttGTTATGCTGgtatcactacaccaaaacaggcttttagcggcatttttagcggcgtttgaacaaaaaatgccactaaaaatcgagcattagcggcgcattaagtaaaatgccgctaaagatagagcattagcggcgctccTAGGAATGCGCcactaaaaatgagcattagcggtgttttttggaaaaacgccgcaaaaaacctaagcacAATGACATCGTTTTCTACCTTtaagatctttagcggcgttttttaaaaaagcgccgctaatgctcaaatctttagtggcatttttaaaaaagcgccgctaatactcagatctttagcggcgtttctgaagaagcgccactaatgctcagatctttagcggcgttttccaagaagcgccgctaatgctcgaggctttagcggcgtttttgaaaaagcgccgcaaaaacattttatctgctatttactatttaatttatttttaattgaatattttttaaaaatggataaatttgaaataatgacaggtaaaaataatttgaaataaaaaacatagaaaaat
This genomic window contains:
- the LOC105761209 gene encoding LOW QUALITY PROTEIN: (-)-germacrene D synthase-like (The sequence of the model RefSeq protein was modified relative to this genomic sequence to represent the inferred CDS: deleted 1 base in 1 codon); amino-acid sequence: MSSQKSANLVATQDNKMSKENRHFADFNPNFWGDIFLSSLTEMNIDAKAHLQYEALKQQVRRMLVISTDKPYQNLDIIDAIQRLGVAYHFEKEIEDALHIIYHHHCNNAQIDDDLYTASVRFRLLREHGFNVCCETFNKFIDEKGKFKESLISDVKGMLELYEAAHFQLHGETILKEALVFTMFHLKLAETTMDYPLSAQIANALKRPLRKSLPRLVARSYIPIYEEYATHDKNLMKLVKLDFNMVQHLHKEELSKINRGWKCLDVAINFPFIRDRLVECYFWILGVNFEPHYTIARIFMTKVISLTSILDDIYDAYGTYEQLEIFTEAIQRWDINCIDQLPDYMKVWYSEVLNVYEEMEDLMSKEGKSYRVQFAIKAMKQQSQVYHAEAKWLHENYIPTMEEYMPIALVSCGYRLLTIASCVGMDDSITEETFIWAFNDPKICRASNTICRLMSDIVSHKFEQERGHVSSAVECYMKQHGVSMQEAYNEFYKQINNAWKDINEECLKPTAAAPRSALNRILNLARVMDLFHKGEDAYTHVGDAAKTSINALLIDSIPI